In the Candidatus Rhodoblastus alkanivorans genome, one interval contains:
- a CDS encoding SEL1-like repeat protein translates to MIARWRYAHFLLWHGDAAYRRIWFIAPQLLALAGVSWLLIETPKPSGSPPDWGKPALPTPERESARPTPAGAAADALRDRAKTDPAALAEIKAKAADGDAVMQFELATLYDPTLPITPHPLAPNAEMAKSLYLTSAKQGLVASEFNYGNFLAYGLAGTAADPETGLQWVVKAAKAGDLNAQRVAGNLYWNGIGAPKNKELALEWYRKAADRGDHYSIMMVGEAYWVGIPPFAKDHVESVKWFRKIASNPAFPAVARYVAVAYRDGDGVQKDHEEAVKWFRKAAEEGDHFAQREIADYYWAGTPPFEKDRVEAVKWYLKASVDPAYPLVWRTLGVAYRNGDGAPRDPQEAIKWFTKAAEAGDPFSAAELGIGYFLGNPPYARDDGEATKWLAIGAKSKTESLAQRLLGICYLEGRGVNRDPKLADFWLKQARANGDKEAGKLLRTLR, encoded by the coding sequence ATGATCGCGCGCTGGCGTTACGCCCATTTCCTGCTCTGGCACGGCGACGCCGCTTATCGGCGGATATGGTTCATCGCGCCGCAATTGCTGGCGCTCGCCGGCGTGAGCTGGCTGCTGATCGAAACGCCCAAACCGTCCGGCTCGCCGCCCGATTGGGGCAAGCCGGCGCTGCCGACCCCGGAGCGCGAGTCGGCGCGGCCGACCCCGGCGGGCGCAGCGGCCGACGCCCTGCGCGACCGAGCCAAGACCGACCCAGCCGCCCTGGCCGAGATCAAGGCTAAAGCCGCGGACGGCGACGCCGTCATGCAGTTCGAGTTGGCGACGCTTTACGATCCGACCTTGCCCATCACGCCGCATCCGCTGGCGCCTAATGCGGAAATGGCCAAGAGCCTCTATCTCACGTCGGCGAAACAAGGCTTAGTGGCTTCCGAGTTCAATTACGGCAATTTCCTCGCCTATGGCCTCGCGGGAACCGCAGCCGATCCCGAAACCGGCCTGCAATGGGTGGTCAAGGCAGCGAAGGCGGGCGATCTCAACGCGCAGCGCGTCGCCGGCAATCTTTACTGGAACGGCATTGGCGCGCCAAAGAACAAGGAGTTGGCCCTGGAATGGTACCGGAAGGCGGCCGACCGGGGGGACCATTATTCGATCATGATGGTCGGAGAGGCCTATTGGGTCGGCATTCCGCCCTTCGCCAAGGACCATGTCGAATCCGTCAAATGGTTTCGCAAGATCGCCTCCAATCCGGCTTTTCCCGCCGTCGCGCGCTATGTCGCCGTCGCCTATCGCGATGGCGACGGCGTCCAAAAAGACCATGAAGAGGCGGTGAAATGGTTCCGCAAGGCGGCGGAAGAAGGCGATCATTTCGCCCAGCGCGAGATCGCCGATTATTATTGGGCCGGAACCCCGCCTTTCGAAAAGGATCGCGTCGAAGCGGTCAAGTGGTATCTCAAGGCCTCGGTCGATCCGGCCTATCCGCTGGTGTGGCGCACGCTGGGCGTCGCCTACCGCAATGGCGACGGCGCGCCCCGCGATCCGCAGGAGGCGATAAAATGGTTCACCAAGGCGGCGGAAGCCGGCGACCCCTTCAGCGCCGCCGAACTCGGAATCGGCTATTTTCTCGGCAATCCGCCTTATGCCAGGGATGACGGCGAGGCGACTAAATGGCTGGCCATCGGCGCCAAATCCAAGACCGAAAGCCTGGCGCAGCGACTGCTCGGCATTTGCTATCTGGAAGGACGTGGCGTCAATCGCGACCCGAAGCTGGCCGATTTTTGGTTGAAACAGGCTCGCGCCAACGGCGACAAGGAAGCGGGAAAACTCTTGCGCACGCTGCGCTGA
- the glk gene encoding glucokinase: protein MEEQEIGVADIGGTHARFAFARVAGGRARELGPATVFRVADFASLDAAWRAFLDRAGRPAPRAAALAVACPVRGDELKFTNNPWRLRPRALADELGVEKVQIVNDFGAVGHAIAQLGRDDFVHVAGPARLFPHPGIVSVIGPGTGLGVALTLLDEGSHRVVEAEGGHAGFAPRDAFEDALLARMQAKYGRVSVERIVSGPGLAEILAEIRAAFPEAAAAPAFADDKSLWAAAISGAEPLARAALDRFFACLGAFVGDVALIHGANAVVLAGGLLPRMPDLLQRSGFAQALAAKGRYATMMANLPIWLLVHPNPGLFGAAAAFAAQHD from the coding sequence ATGGAGGAACAGGAAATCGGCGTCGCCGACATTGGCGGCACGCATGCGCGCTTCGCCTTCGCCCGGGTCGCCGGGGGCCGCGCGCGCGAACTCGGGCCGGCGACCGTGTTCAGGGTGGCGGATTTCGCAAGCCTCGACGCGGCCTGGCGCGCCTTTCTCGACCGCGCCGGGCGGCCGGCGCCGCGCGCCGCCGCGCTTGCCGTCGCCTGCCCCGTCCGGGGCGACGAGCTGAAATTCACCAATAATCCGTGGCGCTTGCGCCCCAGGGCGCTGGCCGACGAACTCGGCGTCGAGAAGGTGCAGATCGTCAATGATTTCGGCGCCGTCGGCCATGCGATCGCCCAGCTCGGCCGCGACGATTTCGTCCATGTCGCGGGACCGGCGCGCCTGTTTCCGCACCCTGGAATCGTCAGCGTGATCGGTCCCGGCACCGGCCTCGGCGTCGCCTTGACCCTGCTGGACGAGGGATCCCACCGCGTGGTGGAGGCGGAGGGCGGGCACGCTGGCTTTGCGCCGCGCGACGCCTTCGAGGACGCATTGCTCGCCCGCATGCAAGCGAAATACGGCCGCGTTTCGGTCGAGCGCATCGTTTCCGGCCCAGGTCTCGCGGAGATCCTTGCCGAAATCCGCGCCGCTTTCCCGGAGGCGGCCGCGGCGCCGGCTTTCGCGGACGACAAGAGCCTGTGGGCGGCGGCCATTTCCGGCGCCGAGCCGCTCGCCCGCGCCGCGCTCGATCGTTTTTTCGCCTGTCTGGGCGCCTTCGTCGGCGATGTCGCCCTGATCCATGGCGCCAATGCCGTGGTCCTCGCCGGCGGCCTGCTGCCGCGGATGCCGGACCTGCTGCAGCGCTCCGGCTTCGCCCAGGCTCTTGCCGCCAAGGGCCGCTACGCCACTATGATGGCCAACCTTCCCATCTGGCTTCTCGTCCATCCGAATCCCGGCCTGTTCGGCGCAGCCGCCGCCTTCGCGGCGCAGCACGACTGA
- a CDS encoding GNAT family N-acetyltransferase, with protein sequence MSQTLITIRRAMPGDADQIADVHDAAWRDAYRGIIPGRELERLIARRGPDWWRAAVLQGSRLLVLSTHGAIGGYVSYGRNRAPSLDYSGEIFELYLAPEYQGLGFGARLFRAGRRDLADNGLDTMLVWTLSDNQRAIDFYRHLGGQPVRRASEFFGGEKLGRLALGFGPSA encoded by the coding sequence ATGTCCCAGACGTTGATCACCATCAGGAGGGCCATGCCCGGCGACGCCGACCAGATCGCCGACGTCCACGACGCCGCTTGGCGCGACGCCTATCGCGGAATCATTCCCGGCCGCGAACTGGAGCGCCTGATCGCGCGGCGCGGGCCGGATTGGTGGCGCGCCGCCGTCCTGCAAGGCAGCCGGCTGCTGGTGCTCTCAACTCACGGGGCGATCGGCGGCTATGTCTCCTATGGCCGCAACCGGGCGCCCTCCCTGGACTATAGCGGCGAGATTTTCGAGCTTTACCTGGCGCCCGAATATCAGGGCCTGGGCTTCGGGGCGCGCCTGTTCCGCGCCGGACGCCGAGACCTAGCCGACAATGGTCTCGACACGATGCTGGTCTGGACGCTGAGCGACAACCAGCGCGCGATAGACTTTTACCGCCATCTCGGCGGCCAACCGGTGCGGCGCGCCAGCGAATTTTTCGGCGGCGAGAAACTCGGCCGCCTCGCCTTGGGCTTCGGCCCTTCCGCGTAA
- a CDS encoding AAA family ATPase, translating to MKGFFERNQTLSLVLSMTAASLLTAAALAAVSGGGAAIPRLFTLAMLPRLLGALAMIGGGALATFLAMRLALVSANVAQTANGPAVAPDQLRLLRIVETPAIIRQGRTAQQALDDLDQMIGLAAVKSEINTLIARLQIEARRRAEGMKVTAVSQHMVFTGPPGVGKTVVARAIGDIYRGLGVLKRGHLVETEAKDLIAGYIGQTADKVDKVCQSALDGILFIDEAYSLVSDNASASFGMEAVNTLLKFMEDHRDRVIVIVAGYPGPMQKFLDSNPGLASRFSKTIDFPNYSPQELAHILDLMARSQGFALPQGYEGKIESWVEANSSAKNWGNARSVRNLIEKMREAQAVRLARDPHSSGIDELTPADLDAAIKATEAQVR from the coding sequence ATGAAGGGTTTTTTCGAACGCAATCAGACGCTGTCGCTGGTCCTCAGCATGACGGCGGCGTCGCTTCTCACCGCCGCCGCGCTGGCCGCCGTCAGCGGCGGCGGCGCCGCGATCCCACGCCTGTTCACTTTGGCCATGCTGCCGCGGCTCCTGGGCGCCCTCGCCATGATTGGCGGCGGCGCTCTCGCCACTTTTCTCGCCATGCGTCTCGCCCTGGTTTCGGCCAATGTCGCGCAGACCGCCAATGGTCCAGCGGTCGCGCCCGACCAGTTGCGCCTGCTGCGCATCGTCGAGACGCCGGCCATCATCCGGCAAGGACGCACCGCCCAGCAGGCATTGGACGATCTCGACCAGATGATCGGCCTCGCGGCAGTAAAATCCGAGATCAACACCTTGATCGCACGCCTCCAGATCGAGGCCCGCCGGCGCGCCGAAGGGATGAAGGTGACGGCCGTCAGCCAGCATATGGTGTTCACCGGGCCGCCGGGCGTAGGCAAGACCGTGGTCGCCCGCGCCATCGGCGACATCTACCGCGGCCTTGGCGTCTTGAAGCGCGGACATCTGGTCGAAACCGAGGCCAAGGACCTGATCGCCGGCTATATCGGACAGACCGCCGACAAGGTGGACAAGGTCTGCCAGTCGGCGCTCGATGGCATATTGTTCATCGACGAGGCCTATTCGCTCGTCTCGGACAATGCCTCGGCGAGCTTCGGCATGGAGGCGGTCAACACCCTCCTCAAGTTCATGGAAGACCACCGCGACCGGGTGATCGTCATCGTCGCCGGCTATCCGGGGCCGATGCAAAAATTTCTCGATTCCAATCCCGGTCTCGCCAGCCGCTTTTCCAAGACCATCGACTTTCCCAACTATTCGCCGCAGGAGCTCGCGCATATCCTTGATCTCATGGCCAGATCGCAAGGCTTCGCCTTGCCGCAGGGCTACGAGGGCAAGATCGAGTCCTGGGTCGAGGCGAATAGTTCGGCGAAGAATTGGGGCAATGCGCGCTCGGTGCGCAACCTGATCGAGAAAATGCGCGAAGCCCAGGCGGTGCGGCTGGCGCGCGATCCCCATTCCAGCGGCATCGACGAGCTGACGCCGGCCGATCTCGACGCCGCCATCAAGGCGACGGAGGCGCAAGTGCGATGA
- a CDS encoding MotA/TolQ/ExbB proton channel family protein: MDTISLTPIGLFLQAGLVGKAVMAALFLASIWCWLLIVEALFGLSRLSRALREAKTGQTSSLLAPIEALGAQEARIHVAGETVSERRQRVADKMTRANVELLTKAEGGLANLAVISSVSPFVGLFGTVWGIMASFVGIAAAKDTSLAVVAPGIAEALAATAYGLAAAIPAAIGYNRLGASFSRLGQALVNRAADQAVEMTRDPVAAARADRTEAEAA, encoded by the coding sequence ATGGACACTATTTCGCTCACCCCGATCGGCCTGTTCCTGCAGGCGGGGCTCGTCGGCAAGGCGGTCATGGCCGCGCTGTTTCTCGCCTCGATCTGGTGCTGGCTGCTGATCGTCGAGGCTTTGTTCGGCCTGTCGCGGCTGTCGCGCGCTTTGCGCGAGGCCAAGACCGGCCAGACGAGTTCTTTGCTCGCGCCCATCGAAGCCCTCGGCGCGCAGGAGGCGCGGATTCACGTGGCGGGCGAAACCGTGTCCGAGCGCCGCCAGCGCGTCGCCGACAAGATGACGCGGGCGAACGTCGAACTTCTGACCAAGGCCGAGGGCGGTCTCGCCAATCTCGCGGTGATTTCCTCGGTGTCGCCCTTCGTCGGCCTGTTCGGCACGGTCTGGGGCATCATGGCCAGTTTCGTCGGCATCGCCGCCGCCAAGGACACCAGCCTCGCCGTGGTCGCGCCGGGCATCGCCGAGGCCCTGGCCGCCACCGCCTATGGCCTCGCCGCCGCCATTCCCGCCGCGATCGGCTACAATCGCCTCGGCGCGTCCTTTTCCCGCCTCGGCCAGGCCCTGGTCAACCGCGCCGCCGACCAGGCCGTCGAGATGACCCGCGATCCGGTCGCCGCCGCGAGGGCGGACAGGACGGAAGCGGAGGCGGCCTGA
- a CDS encoding ExbD/TolR family protein has translation MAFSSPSGSDRPGFFRPQAEINVTPLVDVMLVLLIIFMVTAPLLTAGLKVQLPQAQAARPLDPKEPVVVVVGRDGGLAVGNEPVEPADLVQLVKLKLGDDLNRVVHLRGDKEVAYGRMVEVLDQLASNGITHIAIVTDARKKAAASAPSAPPPATEQGK, from the coding sequence ATGGCTTTCTCCTCCCCTTCCGGCTCCGACCGCCCGGGCTTCTTCCGTCCGCAGGCCGAGATCAATGTGACGCCGCTCGTCGACGTCATGCTGGTGCTGCTGATCATTTTCATGGTCACCGCGCCGCTGCTGACCGCCGGCCTCAAGGTCCAGCTGCCGCAGGCGCAGGCCGCCCGGCCGCTGGATCCGAAGGAGCCGGTCGTGGTCGTGGTCGGACGCGACGGCGGGCTCGCCGTGGGCAATGAGCCGGTCGAGCCGGCCGATCTCGTCCAGCTTGTGAAGCTCAAACTTGGCGACGACCTCAATCGCGTCGTGCATCTGCGCGGCGACAAGGAGGTCGCCTATGGCCGCATGGTCGAAGTGCTCGACCAGCTCGCCAGCAATGGGATCACCCATATCGCCATTGTCACCGACGCCAGAAAGAAGGCCGCCGCGTCCGCCCCATCCGCGCCGCCCCCCGCGACGGAACAAGGAAAATGA
- a CDS encoding DegT/DnrJ/EryC1/StrS family aminotransferase, whose amino-acid sequence MSAPMMPFIDLAAQRARIADKIEAAVRRVIDHGAYIMGPEVYELEKRLAAFCGAKHAVSCASGTDALTLVLLAKGVKPGVAVLCPSFTFAATAEAVALLGGTPFFVDVLPDTFNMDPASLEAAIAEAREKKLNPVGVIAVDLFGQPADYDAIEPICARENLWLLCDAAQAFGATFLGRKLGTFGMATTTSFFPAKPLGAYGDGGAVFTDDDELADVLRSLRVHGQGVDKYDNVRIGVTGRLDTIQAAILLEKLAIFPEEISARNEIAARYAQGLREVAIPPAVAQGCESVWAQYTIRLKPGQRDGLVAALKEAGVPTACYYPVPLHRQTAYRAFPSVGGRLAATDQLAQEALSLPMHPYLGAEAQERIIGAARKHLG is encoded by the coding sequence ATGTCCGCGCCCATGATGCCTTTCATCGACCTTGCCGCCCAGCGCGCGCGCATCGCGGACAAGATCGAGGCGGCGGTTCGCAGGGTGATCGATCATGGCGCCTATATCATGGGGCCCGAGGTGTACGAGCTGGAAAAGCGCCTTGCCGCCTTTTGCGGCGCGAAACATGCCGTGTCCTGCGCCAGTGGCACCGACGCGCTGACGCTCGTCCTGCTCGCCAAGGGCGTCAAACCCGGCGTCGCCGTGCTCTGCCCGAGCTTCACCTTCGCCGCCACCGCCGAGGCCGTCGCTTTGCTCGGGGGCACGCCCTTCTTCGTCGATGTGCTGCCCGACACGTTCAACATGGACCCGGCGTCGCTCGAAGCGGCGATCGCCGAGGCCCGCGAAAAAAAACTCAATCCGGTCGGCGTGATCGCCGTCGATCTGTTCGGCCAGCCGGCGGATTACGACGCGATCGAGCCGATCTGCGCCCGCGAGAATCTTTGGCTGTTGTGCGACGCCGCCCAGGCCTTCGGCGCGACTTTTCTCGGCCGCAAGCTCGGAACCTTCGGCATGGCGACGACCACCAGTTTCTTTCCGGCGAAGCCCCTCGGGGCCTATGGCGACGGCGGCGCCGTCTTCACCGACGACGATGAACTTGCCGACGTCCTGCGCTCCTTGCGCGTCCATGGCCAGGGCGTCGACAAATATGACAATGTCCGCATCGGCGTCACCGGGCGGCTCGACACGATTCAGGCCGCGATTCTGCTGGAGAAGCTCGCGATCTTCCCCGAAGAGATCTCCGCCCGCAACGAAATAGCGGCGCGCTATGCGCAAGGGCTGCGCGAGGTCGCGATCCCGCCGGCCGTGGCCCAGGGCTGCGAATCCGTCTGGGCGCAATATACCATCCGCCTCAAGCCGGGCCAGCGCGACGGCCTGGTCGCGGCGCTCAAGGAAGCAGGCGTTCCCACCGCCTGCTATTACCCGGTCCCGCTCCATCGCCAGACCGCCTATCGCGCCTTTCCCAGCGTCGGAGGGCGTCTCGCGGCGACCGACCAGCTGGCGCAGGAAGCGCTGTCGCTGCCGATGCATCCCTATCTCGGCGCCGAGGCGCAGGAGCGTATCATCGGCGCCGCGAGAAAGCATCTGGGCTGA
- a CDS encoding amino acid permease, protein MGHSFLARKAIADLRDGAGGAAQDGGFARSLGPWSLTALGVGAIIGAGIFVLTGAAAARYAGPAVVLSFALAGCACAVVALCYAELAALIPVSGSTYSYVYAALGEIFAWIIGWDLVLEYAMGAATVAVGWSGYLVSLLASLGLHLPPQFTAPPGAHTAVAGVTGLFNVPAAGVVAVITGLLVIGTRESARVNNIMVGFKLAVVLVVIVVGGLHVAPAHWTPFMPANSGEFGHFGWSGVLRGAAVVFFAYIGFDAVSTAAQEAHEPQRSVPIGLVASLAICTALYIGVAAVLTGVVPYPKLDRPDPISAAIDVIGLPWLAVTVKFAALAGLTTVILVLLFGQARIMYAMASDGLLPAFFSRVNPRFRTPAASQILLGLLVAAVAGLFPIDLLGEMVSIGTLAAFALVCVAVMYLRHSHPETPRPFRVPGSPAIPTLGVLACLGLMAGLPWETWARLLVWLVLGMAIYFFYGHRHAQSRQGVKH, encoded by the coding sequence TTGGGACATAGCTTTTTGGCGCGCAAGGCCATCGCGGATCTGCGCGATGGCGCGGGCGGCGCGGCGCAGGACGGCGGCTTCGCCCGCAGCCTCGGACCGTGGTCGCTGACGGCTTTGGGCGTCGGCGCCATCATCGGCGCCGGCATTTTCGTCCTGACCGGCGCGGCGGCGGCACGCTATGCCGGCCCCGCCGTCGTCCTGTCCTTCGCGCTCGCCGGCTGCGCCTGCGCCGTGGTCGCTTTGTGCTATGCCGAACTCGCGGCGCTGATCCCGGTCTCCGGCAGCACCTATTCCTATGTCTATGCGGCGCTCGGCGAGATTTTCGCCTGGATCATCGGCTGGGACCTGGTGCTCGAATACGCCATGGGCGCGGCGACGGTCGCGGTCGGCTGGTCGGGCTATCTCGTCAGCCTGCTGGCGAGCCTCGGCTTGCATCTGCCGCCGCAATTCACCGCTCCGCCCGGCGCGCATACCGCCGTCGCCGGCGTGACCGGCCTGTTCAACGTTCCCGCGGCGGGTGTGGTCGCCGTCATCACCGGCCTGCTCGTTATCGGGACGAGGGAATCGGCGCGGGTCAACAATATCATGGTCGGCTTCAAACTGGCGGTGGTGCTCGTCGTCATCGTCGTCGGCGGGCTGCATGTCGCGCCGGCCCATTGGACGCCGTTCATGCCCGCGAATTCCGGCGAATTCGGCCATTTCGGCTGGAGCGGGGTGTTGCGCGGCGCGGCGGTGGTGTTTTTCGCCTATATCGGCTTCGACGCGGTCTCGACCGCGGCGCAGGAGGCGCATGAGCCGCAGCGCTCCGTGCCCATCGGGCTCGTCGCCTCTCTGGCCATTTGCACGGCGCTCTATATCGGTGTGGCGGCGGTGCTGACCGGCGTCGTTCCCTATCCGAAACTCGACCGCCCCGACCCGATCTCCGCGGCAATAGACGTCATCGGCCTGCCGTGGCTGGCGGTCACGGTGAAATTCGCCGCGCTCGCCGGCCTCACCACGGTGATCCTGGTCCTGCTGTTCGGTCAGGCCCGCATCATGTACGCCATGGCCAGCGACGGCCTGCTGCCGGCGTTTTTCTCCCGGGTGAACCCGCGTTTTCGCACCCCGGCGGCAAGCCAGATTCTTCTCGGTCTTCTGGTGGCCGCCGTCGCCGGCCTGTTTCCCATCGACCTGCTCGGCGAAATGGTCAGCATCGGCACGCTCGCGGCCTTCGCTTTGGTCTGCGTGGCCGTCATGTATCTGCGCCACAGTCACCCCGAAACGCCGCGTCCGTTCCGCGTTCCGGGCTCGCCGGCCATTCCGACCCTCGGCGTGCTCGCCTGCCTTGGCCTGATGGCGGGGCTGCCCTGGGAAACCTGGGCGCGGCTTCTGGTCTGGCTGGTCCTCGGCATGGCGATCTACTTTTTCTACGGCCATCGCCACGCCCAGAGCCGGCAAGGCGTCAAACATTAG
- a CDS encoding cell envelope integrity protein TolA — MSVAGALPAPGPAIGAGPRDAIRPFWLRPVALVAILALHALVFISVKSRPAALSPLDGVQVTLVAAGDAAEDQKKQDEITPAAPPPPPVEKVTPVEPPPPPPVEAPLPKVAAPEAIPLPVEPPKPPPPPVAPPQKPLVQQPPPKAAPTPEEKKRQAEKRKQEEPAERRRKAQEARQELHRGATHGAGRASAMSPAAYAGLLVAEIRRHTFYPAAARAAGRTGVVGVAFTMGPSGRVIALSITRSSGNRVLDAAALTTLRAIHTPPPPGGRFSTSTNIRFHFN, encoded by the coding sequence ATGAGCGTGGCCGGCGCCCTTCCGGCCCCGGGGCCGGCTATCGGCGCCGGGCCGCGCGACGCAATCCGCCCGTTCTGGTTGCGGCCCGTGGCGCTTGTCGCGATCCTCGCCCTGCACGCCCTGGTCTTCATCAGCGTCAAAAGCCGGCCCGCCGCGCTGTCGCCGCTCGACGGCGTCCAAGTGACGCTCGTCGCAGCGGGCGACGCCGCCGAAGATCAGAAGAAGCAGGACGAAATCACGCCCGCCGCGCCGCCGCCCCCGCCGGTCGAAAAGGTCACGCCGGTCGAGCCGCCGCCCCCGCCACCCGTCGAAGCGCCGCTGCCGAAGGTCGCCGCCCCGGAAGCCATTCCACTGCCGGTCGAGCCGCCCAAGCCGCCGCCCCCGCCCGTCGCGCCGCCGCAGAAGCCTCTCGTCCAGCAGCCGCCGCCGAAGGCCGCGCCGACGCCCGAAGAAAAGAAGCGCCAGGCGGAAAAGCGCAAACAGGAGGAACCCGCCGAGCGCCGGCGCAAGGCGCAGGAGGCGCGGCAGGAATTGCATCGCGGCGCGACCCATGGCGCGGGCCGCGCGTCTGCGATGTCGCCAGCGGCCTATGCCGGCCTTCTGGTGGCGGAGATCCGGCGTCACACTTTCTATCCGGCGGCGGCGCGCGCCGCCGGCAGGACCGGCGTGGTCGGCGTGGCCTTCACCATGGGTCCGTCGGGCCGGGTGATCGCGCTGTCGATCACGCGCTCCTCGGGCAATCGCGTGCTTGACGCCGCCGCGCTCACGACGCTGCGCGCCATTCATACGCCGCCGCCGCCCGGCGGGCGCTTCTCGACCAGCACCAATATTCGCTTTCATTTCAACTGA
- a CDS encoding porin gives MKKVIFAQLFAATFATGAEAADILSPKATGAPPPQNSCFSSLWSFLNSSADECPLSYGGLTLFANIDGGYGYEQWGVPLGLSSKKPNYGIQKNSGDTHWLWSPNGISTSVFGVKLNEKLGNGWRLIGVAEGGFSPYTLRLINGPRTLAENNLKKLAQQTSNSDSDRTGQWDNSQGFFGISNRTLGVLTFGRTNALSHSLLTAYDPVASVAFSQLGFSGAYSGFGVNSTTRVNTAVTYRLSYRNLRFAAQTQVGGYNQGNAATAQYQVQIGADIGGLSFDGVLHMAKDAAAFSSYSGSPTPAGYDPNSIVKATLANTRGVELLARYKYGPFRFYAGFIRAVLQNPSNSYPNGMPTGAYGIFVPPGAVTADAFTVPRRYQTVWTGVRYKILSNLSAAAGVYWDTQNDFLPAPGICTGSGSATSSSQCAGGRYSYSFLINYKPLKRIDVYAGAMVSNAYGGTASGYLHTRNIDPMVGVRIRF, from the coding sequence ATGAAAAAAGTGATTTTCGCGCAGCTTTTTGCGGCGACTTTCGCGACGGGCGCGGAAGCGGCGGACATTTTGTCCCCGAAAGCGACGGGCGCCCCCCCGCCCCAAAATTCCTGTTTCAGCAGCCTGTGGAGCTTTCTCAACTCGTCAGCCGACGAATGCCCTCTGTCCTATGGCGGACTGACGCTCTTCGCCAATATCGACGGCGGCTATGGCTATGAGCAATGGGGCGTTCCGCTCGGCCTGAGCTCCAAAAAGCCCAATTACGGCATCCAGAAGAACAGCGGCGACACCCATTGGCTGTGGTCGCCGAACGGGATCAGCACCTCGGTCTTCGGCGTCAAGCTGAACGAGAAACTGGGCAATGGCTGGCGCCTGATCGGCGTCGCCGAAGGCGGTTTCAGTCCCTATACGCTGAGGCTTATCAACGGCCCGCGCACGCTTGCGGAAAACAATCTGAAAAAGCTTGCGCAGCAGACGTCCAATTCCGATTCCGACCGCACCGGGCAATGGGACAATTCGCAGGGCTTTTTCGGAATCAGCAATCGAACGCTGGGCGTTTTGACCTTCGGCCGAACCAATGCGCTCTCGCACAGCCTCCTGACCGCCTATGACCCGGTCGCCTCGGTCGCCTTTTCGCAACTGGGCTTTTCCGGCGCCTATTCGGGCTTCGGCGTCAATTCGACCACCCGCGTAAACACCGCCGTCACCTATCGCCTGAGCTACCGGAACCTGCGCTTCGCGGCGCAGACGCAGGTCGGCGGCTATAACCAGGGCAATGCCGCAACCGCGCAATATCAGGTTCAGATCGGCGCGGACATCGGCGGCCTGTCGTTCGACGGCGTCCTCCATATGGCGAAGGACGCCGCCGCCTTCTCCAGCTATTCCGGGAGTCCGACGCCAGCCGGCTATGATCCGAATTCGATCGTGAAGGCGACGCTGGCGAACACGCGCGGCGTCGAACTGCTGGCGCGCTACAAATACGGGCCATTCAGATTCTATGCGGGCTTCATCCGGGCCGTGCTGCAAAATCCCAGCAATTCGTACCCGAACGGCATGCCGACGGGCGCCTATGGCATTTTCGTCCCGCCCGGCGCCGTCACCGCCGACGCCTTTACCGTTCCCCGCCGCTACCAAACCGTATGGACTGGCGTGCGCTACAAAATCCTGAGCAACCTCTCGGCGGCCGCAGGCGTCTATTGGGACACGCAGAACGATTTTCTGCCCGCTCCCGGGATCTGCACGGGATCGGGATCGGCGACCAGCAGCTCCCAATGCGCCGGCGGCCGTTATTCCTATTCCTTCCTCATCAATTACAAGCCGCTCAAACGCATCGACGTTTACGCCGGGGCGATGGTCTCGAACGCCTATGGCGGAACCGCCAGCGGCTATCTCCATACCCGGAACATCGACCCGATGGTCGGCGTCCGGATCCGGTTCTGA
- the ppa gene encoding inorganic diphosphatase codes for MRLDAIKIGKNPPEDVNVVIEVPIGGEPIKYEMDKDAGTLFVDRFLYTPMRYPGNYGFIPHTLSEDGDPCDVLVANTRPLIAGSYINVRPIGVLKMTDEGGGDEKIIAVPSHKLTKRYDKVQSYTDLPEITWRQIEHFFCHYKDLEPGKWVKFAGWGDADEARRLISESIERAKIEKK; via the coding sequence ATGCGTCTTGACGCCATCAAAATCGGCAAAAATCCCCCGGAAGATGTGAATGTCGTAATCGAAGTTCCAATTGGCGGCGAGCCGATCAAATATGAAATGGACAAGGACGCCGGCACGCTCTTCGTGGACCGCTTCCTCTATACGCCGATGCGCTATCCCGGCAATTACGGTTTCATTCCGCACACGCTGTCGGAAGATGGCGACCCGTGCGACGTCCTGGTCGCCAACACCCGTCCGCTGATCGCCGGCTCCTATATCAACGTCCGCCCGATCGGCGTGCTGAAGATGACCGACGAAGGCGGCGGCGACGAAAAGATCATCGCGGTGCCGAGCCACAAGCTCACCAAGCGCTACGACAAGGTGCAGAGCTATACCGACCTGCCCGAGATCACCTGGAGGCAGATCGAACATTTCTTCTGCCACTACAAGGATCTCGAACCCGGCAAATGGGTCAAGTTCGCCGGCTGGGGCGACGCCGATGAGGCCAGGCGCCTCATCTCCGAATCGATCGAGCGCGCCAAGATCGAGAAAAAATAA